The following coding sequences are from one Ctenopharyngodon idella isolate HZGC_01 chromosome 17, HZGC01, whole genome shotgun sequence window:
- the xkr6a gene encoding XK-related protein 6, with translation MAAKSDGVGVVAGFAQLHNLDEAVGDEDALDSSAIHICHCCNTSSCYWGCRSACLQSLLGDRDAGERGRPQHQQQPEERLWLDCLWIVLALLVFFWDVGTDLWLAIDYYSKRDYLWFGLTLFFVLVPSVLVQILSFRWFVQDYTGGGLGAVEGLSRKATADLSSRIYGRDRCCVISIWIWHACVHILQMGQVWRYIRTMYLGIQSRRQKEHRRRFYWAMMYEYADVNMLRLLETFLESAPQLVLQLCIMIQKNRAETLQCVSSVASLLSLAWVMASYHKLLRDSRDDKKSMSYRGALIHIFWRLFTISSRVLSFALFASIFHIYFGIFVVVHWCAMAFWIVHGGTDFCMSKWEEVLFNMVVGIVYIFCWFNVKEGRTRYRMVIYYFVVLAENTVLTCLWYAYRDPVTTDSYAVPVLCGVYLTFASGVVFMGIYYGFLHPMGPKIRVLASSCCAELLWGLPLPPEAEPMAPTPGPRASQRTPTRASTGAFGLPDDATGDTCLPVFQVRSPEPTTPLGRYRPEGPLIKIDMPRKRYPAWDAHFVDRRLRRTINILQFITPATVGIRYRDGPLLYELLQYESSL, from the exons ATGGCAGCAAAATCCGATGGCGTGGGGGTCGTTGCCGGTTTCGCCCAGCTGCACAACCTGGACGAAGCGGTCGGCGACGAGGATGCGCTGGACAGCTCGGCCATACACATCTGTCACTGCTGCAACACGTCGTCGTGTTACTGGGGCTGCAGGAGCGCGTGTCTGCAGTCGCTGCTGGGCGACAGGGATGCTGGAGAACGCGGGCGGCCGCAGCATCAGCAGCAGCCGGAAGAGCGCCTGTGGCTGGACTGCCTCTGGATCGTCCTCGCGCTGCTCGTCTTCTTCTGGGACGTCGGGACGGACTTGTGGCTGGCCATAGACTACTACTCCAAACGGGACTATCTGTGGTTCGGGCTCACGCTGTTCTTCGTGCTGGTGCCGTCGGTGCTGGTCCAGATTCTAAGCTTCAGGTGGTTCGTCCAGGATTACACGGGCGGTGGGCTCGGGGCCGTGGAGGGGCTCAGCAGGAAAGCCACGGCGGATCTGAGCTCGCGCATCTACGGCAGGGACAGGTGCTGTGTGATTTCGATATGGATATGGCATGCCTGTGTGCACATCCTTCAGATGGGACAAGTGTGGAG GTATATCCGCACGATGTACCTAGGCATCCAGAGTCGGCGACAGAAGGAACACAGGCGGCGCTTCTACTGGGCGATGATGTACGAGTATGCTGACGTCAACATGCTACGTCTGCTGGAGACGTTTTTGGAGAGTGCCCCCCAACTGGTGCTACAACTCTGCATAATGATCCAGAAGAACCGGGCCGAGACACTGCAGT GTGTCTCCTCTGTTGCCTCCCTGCTCTCACTGGCTTGGGTCATGGCTTCGTATCACAAGCTCTTGCGTGATTCCAGAGATGACAAAAAGAGCATGAGCTACAGGGGCGCACTGATCCATATCTTCTGGAGGCTTTTCACAATATCCTCTCGGGTGCTCTCCTTCGCTCTCTTCGCTTCCATCTTCCACATCTACTTCGGCATATTCGTggttgtgcactggtgtgccaTGGCGTTCTGGATTGTGCACGGAGGCACAGATTTTTGCATGTCCAAATGGGAAGAGGTGCTCTTCAACATGGTGGTGGGCATTGTCTACATCTTCTGCTGGTTCAACGTGAAGGAGGGCCGAACCCGGTACCGCATGGTGATCTACTACTTTGTGGTGCTTGCCGAAAATACGGTGCTTACTTGCCTGTGGTACGCCTACCGAGACCCAGTCACTACTGACTCCTATGCAGTGCCGGTGCTCTGCGGAGTTTACCTAACCTTCGCCTCAGGGGTGGTTTTCATGGGCATCTACTATGGGTTCCTTCATCCGATGGGACCTAAAATAAGGGTGCTAGCTAGCTCCTGTTGTGCTGAGCTTCTTTGGGGACTTCCATTACCCCCGGAGGCCGAGCCCATGGCACCCACTCCTGGTCCGCGAGCGTCCCAACGCACTCCCACTCGGGCTTCCACGGGGGCCTTTGGCCTGCCGGATGATGCCACAGGAGACACCTGCCTGCCCGTGTTTCAGGTGCGCTCGCCCGAGCCCACCACTCCCTTGGGCCGTTACAGGCCGGAGGGACCTCTGATCAAGATCGACATGCCCAGGAAACGCTACCCGGCCTGGGATGCGCACTTCGTGGACAGGCGCTTGAGAAGGACGATAAACATCCTGCAGTTCATCACGCCCGCGACCGTCGGAATCAGGTACAGGGACGGACCGCTGCTGTACGAGCTCCTGCAGTATGAGTCATCCCTGTGA